The following proteins come from a genomic window of Gadus morhua chromosome 11, gadMor3.0, whole genome shotgun sequence:
- the LOC115554063 gene encoding granzyme K: MARSLPTLVTTLCLVLHVQSCTCGEADIIGGKKVKAHSLPYMALLLNSTGEPVCGGTLLSSRWVLTAAHCVDITMVYLGVNSIKKSQKDKSVQVQKVLKPYLHPRFNWDKNVNDLQLIKLDQEAKPTKTVKYLPLANVIPDPKEGTKCVVAGWGAVSLKKLKMSDVLMSADVAVIKRETCNSPKYYNSNPVITPDMVCAGTLGKKWLKKKKDTCTGDSGGPLVCNGVQIGITSFGESCGVKTKPGVYTFLSKEHIAWIKGTMRKSEFF; the protein is encoded by the exons ATGGCGCGTTCATTGCCAACTCTTGTTACAACCTTGTGTTTGGTCCTCCATGTCCAGTCAT GTACTTGTGGCGAGGCTGATATCATCGGAGGGAAGAAGGTGAAGGCTCATTCTCTGCCCTACATGGCTCTCCTGCTGAACAGCACCGGGGAGCCCGTCTGCGGGGGGACCCTCCTCTCTTCCAGATGGGTGCTGACCGCGGCCCACTGTGTTGA CATAACCATGGTGTACCTTGGGGTGAACTCTATTAAGAAGAGCCAGAAGGATAAGTCTGTTCAGGTCCAGAAAGTTTTAAAGCCTTACCTCCATCCCCGTTTTAACTGGGACAAGAATGTCAATGATCTCCAGCTGATAAAG CTCGACCAAGAGGCGAAGCCGACCAAGACCGTAAAGTATTTGCCATTGGCAAATGTAATCCCAGACCCCAAGGAAGGAACCAAATGTGTGGTTGCTGGTTGGGGGGCCGTCAGCCTCAAGAAGCTCAAAATGTCGGATGTCCTTATGTCCGCCGATGTCGCAGTTATCAAAAGAGAAACGTGCAACTCGCCCAAGTATTACAATTCCAACCCTGTCATCACTCCTGACATGGTATGTGCTGGAACACTAGGAAAGAAATGgcttaagaaaaaaaaggataCCTGTACG GGAGACTCTGGAGGACCTCTGGTGTGCAACGGTGTGCAAATAGGAATCACTTCCTTTGGCGAAAGCTGCGGTGTTAAGACCAAACCAGGAGTGTATACCTTTCTTTCCAAAGAACACATTGCCTGGATAAAGGGCACAATGCGTAAATCTGAGTTCTTCTGA
- the LOC115554062 gene encoding granzyme K-like, with product MARSWLALVNTLCLVLHVQPCTCGEAEIIGGKKVKAHSLPHMALLYTSKGNPVCGGTLLSPTWVLTAAHCVDITMVRLGVNSIKRSQKDKSVQVQKVLMHYPHPNYDSKKDVHDLQLLKLHRAKESKNVQYLPLANVIPDPKEGTKCVVAGWGAVEIQNPETSDVLRSADVAVFERKTCNSPKYYNSKITRDMVCAGTKGKKTQDTWTGDSGGPLMCKGVQVGITSFGIANKPGVYTFLSKEHIAWIKNTMRKSEFF from the exons ATGGCGCGTTCATGGCTAGCTCTTGTTAACACCTTGTGTTTGGTCCTCCATGTCCAGCCAT GTACTTGTGGCGAGGCTGAGATCATCGGAGGGAAGAAGGTGAAGGCCCATTCTCTGCCCCACATGGCTCTCCTGTATACCAGCAAAGGAAATCCTGTCTGCGGAGgtaccctcctctctcccacatgGGTGCTGACCGCGGCCCACTGTGTTGA CATAACCATGGTGCGCCTTGGGGTGAACTCTATTAAGAGGAGCCAGAAGGATAAATCTGTTCAGGTCCAGAAGGTTTTAATGCATTACCCCCATCCCAATTATGACTCGAAAAAGGATGTCCATGATCTCCAGCTACTTAAG CTCCACAGGGCTAAGGAGTCCAAGAAcgtgcaatatttgccattggcCAACGTAATCCCAGACCCCAAGGAAGGTACCAAATGTGTGGTGGCTGGTTGGGGGGCCGTCGAAATTCAGAACCCAGAAACGTCGGATGTCCTGAGGTCTGCCGACGTCGCTGTTTTCGAAAGAAAGACGTGCAACTCGCCCAAGTATTACAATTCCAAGATCACTCGTGACATGGTATGTGCTGGaacaaaaggaaagaaaacacaGGATACCTGGACG GGAGACTCTGGAGGACCTCTGATGTGCAAAGGTGTGCAAGTAGGAATCACTTCCTTTGGCATAGCCAACAAACCAGGAGTGTATACCTTCCTTTCCAAAGAACACATTGCCTGGATAAAGAATACAATGCGGAAATCTGAGTTCTTCTGA
- the LOC115554061 gene encoding granzyme K, with the protein MARSMLALAKTLCFVLHVQSCTCGEAEIIGGKKVKAHSLPHMALLFNSEGEPRCGGTLLSPTWVLSAAHCFKLEIDTVRLGVVTINNSKTDGFVQERKVAKQYKHPDYENATYLHDLCLLKLSQAVEETMAIKYLPLANTIPDPKEGTICMVAGWGFVKVDINKMSDDLMSADVTVIKRETCNLTKYNNTKYTITSDMVCAGTVDENPDVRDTCQGDSGGPLMCNGVQVGITSFGIGCANRTKPGVYALLTKQHTDWIKTVMQKQELF; encoded by the exons ATGGCGCGTTCAATGCTAGCTCTTGCTAAAACCTTGTGTTTCGTCCTCCATGTCCAGTCAT GTACTTGTGGCGAGGCTGAGATCATCGGAGGGAAGAAGGTGAAGGCCCATTCTCTGCCCCACATGGCTCTCCTGTTTAACAGCGAAGGAGAGCCACGATGCGGGGgtaccctcctctctcccacatgGGTGCTGTCCGCGGCCCACTGTTTCAA GCTCGAAATAGATACAGTGCGTCTCGGGGTGGTCACCATTAATAACAGCAAGACGGATGGATTTGTTCAGGAACGGAAGGTTGCAAAGCAATACAAACATCCTGACTACGAAAATGCCACTTATCTCCATGATCTCTGCCTGCTTAAG CTCAGCCAAGCGGTGGAAGAGACGATGGCCATAAAGTATTTGCCATTGGCAAATACAATCCCAGACCCCAAGGAAGGTACCATCTGTATGGTAGCTGGTTGGGGGTTCGTCAAAGTTGATATTAATAAGATGTCAGATGATCTGATGTCCGCCGATGTCACTGTTATTAAAAGGGAAACGTGCAACTTAACCAAATATAACAATACCAAGTATACCATCACTTCTGATATGGTATGTGCCGGAACTGTAGACGAGAATCCGGACGTTCGGGATACTTGTCAG GGAGACTCTGGAGGACCTCTGATGTGCAACGGTGTGCAAGTAGGAATCACTTCCTTTGGCATCGGCTGTGCCAATAGGACCAAACCAGGAGTGTATGCTTTGCTTACCAAACAACACACTGACTGGATAAAAACAGTAATGCAGAAACAAGAGTTATTCTGA